A region of Neovison vison isolate M4711 chromosome 7, ASM_NN_V1, whole genome shotgun sequence DNA encodes the following proteins:
- the MSANTD2 gene encoding myb/SANT-like DNA-binding domain-containing protein 2 isoform X3, translating into MEEYSQEDWGNHSQDLHGYPTDQELDEIPVTKRTLKIKQESSEEAQKRDIMQNIVQILESVQLKWELFQSWTDFSRLHLSNKLAIFGIGYNTRWKEDIRYHYAEISSQVPLGKRLREYFNSEKPEGRIIMTRVQKMNWKNVYYKFLEITISEARCLELHMEIDWIPIAHSKPTGGNVVQYLLPGGIPKSPGLYAIGYEECMERPPSPHLERHSLDPGKEGRVDLETLSAQASLQVEIEPTRIIYCYLGIAEVRTLQQCLFLHFQANTKTFSKDWVGINGFLSQNCIVDPGVSPKSIYIKFVEVERDFLSAGSLVECLEKAIGYPLKFNN; encoded by the exons ATGGAGGAGTATTCACAGGAGGACTGGGGAAACCACAGTCAGGATCTCCATGGCTATCCAACAGATCAGGAATTGG ATGAAATACCTGTCACaaagagaacattaaaaataaaacaagagtctTCTGAAGAGGCACA GAAGAGAGACATCATGCAAAATATCGTCCAGATTTTGGAATCAGTACAATTGAAATGGGAACTGTTTCAGAGCTGGACGGACTTTTCAAGGCTTCATCTTTCTAACAAACTGGCCATTTTTGGAATCGGTTATAACACCCGTTGGAAAGAGGATATTCGTTACCATTATGCTGAGAtcagctcccaggtgcccctcggcaAGCGACTGCGGGAATACTTCAACTCCGAGAAGCCCGAGGGACGGATCATTATGACCCGTGTGCAGAAAATGAACTGGAAAAATGTTTACTACAAGTTTTTAGAGATCACCATTAGTGAAGCTCGGTGCTTGGAGCTGCACATGGAAATTGACTGGATACCCATTGCCCATTCCAAACCAACTGGGGGGAACGTGGTTCAGTATTTATTACCGGGAGGCATTCCTAAAAGTCCAGGCCTTTATGCCATTGGCTATGAAGAATGTATGGAGAGGCCCCCGTCTCCACACCTGGAGCGACATTCTCTGGACCCGGGAAAGGAGGGCCGGGTTGACTTGGAGACCCTCTCGGCGCAAGCCTCGTTACAGGTGGAAATTGAACCCACCCGAATAATCTATTGCTACCTCgggattgctgaggttaggactctCCAGCAATgcttatttttacatttccaaGCAAATACCAAAACCTTCAGCAAAGATTGGGTTGGTATTAATGGGTTTTTGTCCCAGAACTGTATTGTGGATCCCGGAGTCTCCCCCAAATCTATCTATATCAAATTCGTAGAAGTAGAGAGGGATTTTCTTTCCGCCGGCTCTTTAGTTGAGTGCCTGGAAAAAGCCATTGGATATCCCTTAAAATTTAACAACTGA